GCGGCAGCTTCGTGAGCAACGGGCTGGCATTCAGCTGGGAGGCGCTTGACGGAGGCAAGGTTGACGGCAGCGCCACCATCAAACTGCGCGTCAGCAGCAGCAGCTCGGCCGACCTGCCATTCAACTACCACTACGGCCACACGCTGCGCTACGACCTGTGGGTTTCCGAGCGCAGCGCCTACCCGCTCAAGTTCGATATCACCGTAACCTCTGACGCCGCCAGTCCGACGGGCGAGCTCTACTCGTTCTCGGGCCGCTACAGCGGCACCATCAATGGCCTCACTGCCGGCTACAAAGACGTGCCGCAGGCGGACGGCTCCAGTACGAACGGTCCGCACATTGATGCCGAACTCGAGGCGTGGGACTACCACGCGCCCGCCTTCGGGAACTCCACCAGCAGCCTCGACTCCGGCTTTGCGCTGCAGGACGCCATCAACGACGCGCGGCAGGAGCTGCCGCCGTCGGACCTCGACGACTACCTCACCGATTACCCGCAGGCGTTCGTGACCCGCGCGAGTTACGACGGAGAGCGCGACGAGTGGAACCTGACGCTGGCGCGCCACAGCGAGAGCAAGCGCGAGGTGACCGGCTGGGAACTGCTGGTCAACCGCACCAACGCCAGTGGCCGCGAGGTCGAAATGGACAACCCGCTGGTCAACCCGGCCGAGCTGGAGCAGCCGCTGACAGTCTCCTCGGCCGAGGAGCTGCTGATGTCGCGCACGATTGTCGCCGGCTGGGCCGGCAGCGCCGGCGTTATCGACCACGTACGGGTCAACCTCTCGCTCGGGCAGAACCTCGCCTCGCGCGAGAACCTGTTCGACCCGCTGGCGTTCCTGAACATCGACTCGACGACCATGCTGAAGCTGCTCGGGGACCTCGCCAGTGGCGATTTCGACCTCGACGATTACGGCAGCAGTGTCGACGCTAACGGCGGCTACGGCTACTACATCGAGCAGGTCGACGGCAGCACGCGCCACGGCGCCGCCGTGGACGCCTCCGACGGGCTGCTGCTCTTCAACGCCGAGCACCGCGCGTCAGGCTAGCGCTGCCGCCAGCGCTTCGAGCGCCGCTTCCAGCTTCGGCCGCGGAATCCCCCACCCGAGCCGCAGATGCCCCGGCATTCCGAAGAACTCGCCGGGGCACGCCACGACCCCGGCCGCGGCAAGCCTCTCCGCCAGCGCCAGCGTGTCGCCCTCGACGCGCGGGAAGCCGATAATCGATTCGCTGGCGAACCACTCCCACCCCAGCCCTGCACACGCATTGCGCACCAGCGCGCCGCCACCGGAAGCGCATTCGCGCACCGCCGCCAGCCGCGCTTCGGCTTCGCGCAGGATGACGAGCCCGGCGCGCTCGCCCGTCGGGAAGACGCCGGGATTAGTCCACTTCTTCAGCGCCTCCAGCCGCGCCACCAGCCCCGGCTCGGCGATGACCCAGCCGACGCGCGTCGCGGTGCCGCCGTAGCACTTGCTGAGCGACCCCGTGACGGCGATGCCGGGCGCCCCCGCCACCGTCGGCAGGTCGGCCGCCAGCGGCCGGAAAATTTCGTCGACCACCAGTAGCCCCCCGCCCGCCGCCATCGCCGCGCCCAGCTCGCGCAGCAGCGCCGGGTCGGCGCGCACGCCCGACGGGTTGTGCAGGTTGGTGACGAACGCCAGCCGCGCCGGCAGCAACGCGCGGAACCGCTGCGGGTCAATCGCGAAGCCCTCGTCGGGACGCCGCAATAATTCGCGCGGCTCGGCGCCGAAGCCGTGCGGCAGCCCGCGCAGCGGCGGGTAGCCCGGCGTTTCGACGATGCAGCCGTCGCCCGGCGACAGCAGCGCCGCCGCCAGCAGGAAATTGGCTTCGCTGGCGCCGGCGGTCACCAGCAGCTGCTCGACCGCGACGCCATGCAGCGCCGCCAGCTCCTCGCGCAGTTCGGGCAGCCCCTGCTTCTCGTTGTAGTCGCGCGAATGCGTGACTGCGACGGGCGACCCGAACCAGTTCGACTCGGCAAGGTTGTGCACCCCCGGCTTCACATGCGCGCGCAGGAAGCGCAGCAGCTCGAACTCGGGGAACTCCACGACGCGGCAGCAAAGCCCGGGTTAAGAGCGCTCAGCCGATATAGTTGAAGTCCTGCTTCTCGTCGCCCGGCTCGGATTCCATCTCGCGCAGCTGGGTCGTGATTTCATCGACCTGCTCGGCGCGCTTCTCGAGTTCGGTCAGGTCAATCTCGATGCCAAGCAGCTTCTGCAGCGTCACCAGCAGCGCCTGCGCCGATTTCGGGTCGACCATGTAGCCGCTGGTCTCGCCCATCAGGCAGCCACCCTCGATGCCGCGCAGCTTCCCGAGGCCGAGCAGCAACCCCGAGGCGCCGACGATGCCGGCGCCCGGTTCGCCCTCGATGAACTCGACGCCCGCCTTGCGGAGCCGCTTGACCATGTCGGGGCCGGTCGCGGCGCCGAGGACGCGCGGCTCGGGGACCAGTTTGCCCTGCCCGTAGCCGCCGAGGGTGTAGATGGTCGTGACTCCCATCTCCTTCGCCAGCTCCAGCATCTTCAGCGTCAGTTCGTACTGCCCCGACGCCTCCATGCCCTGGTACTCGCCGGTCAGGAACAGCAGGTCGCGCGCGCCCTCCTTGCCGCGCCAGTAGAAGAGTTCGTTGTTGACCAGCCGCACCTCGCCGCTCTCCTCGATGAGCACCTGCGGCGGGAAGTGCGACGAGTAAATCTCGGTGCACTTGGTGGCGCCCAGCTCCTCTATCAGGTGCGCCGTCGCCAGCTTGCCGACGTTCCCGACGCCCGGCAGCCCTTCCAGCAGCACCGCGTTCTCGAGCTGCACCTCCTCGTTGACGACGATTTCGGTGAAACTCATTTCTGCGCCAGCATCCTGCGGTACTTGCCGTAGCGGTCCTCGGGCGAGTAGCGCGGCGGCAGCGGACTCGCGGTCGCCGAACCGCACTCCGGGCACTCCTTCGCGAGCGTGTAGCGCGCGCATTCGCCGCAGCGGAACATCAGCGTGCGCATCAGAGCCTCTCGAAACTCGCTTCGCCGCCGCTCGGCTTGAAGCCCTTGAGCACCGCGTCCGTGGCTGCCTTCAATTCGCGCTCCGCCTGCTTGAAGTCAGGCGCGCGAACGCGGATGCGGTAGTCGGGCGCACCATCGCTGCTGATTTCGAGCGTCGTCTCTTCTTCCTGCGCGGCGGGCGCGGTCAGCGCCTTCCGCAGGTGCTCGACCCCGTCAGGCGCCCAGCTGGAGAGCGTCAGACGCCCCTCAATGGTGACGAAGGGGGGCGTGATGTTCGCCGCCGCGGTCGCCAGGAATGGCTTGACCCACTTGCCCTTGTATGCCTTCGTGAAGTCATCCTGCTCCATCACGGCCGCCTCGAAGGCGCCGTAGAGCGTTCCGTAATTCTCGCGGAAGGAGGCCGAAACTTCCTCCAGCAGTGCCGCCGGCTCGAGCTTGGCCTCGCCCGCTACCAGCTCAATCAGCTTGGTCGCACGCTGCTCGTTCTTCCACTCGCGGATGCGCGCCTGCTTGCGGTGGCCCGAGACCTGCCGCACCGACATGTCGACGATGTGGCGCTTGCGCTTGACGCGGGTGACCTTGGCGACCACCATCTGCCCTTCACGAATGAAATCGCGGATGTACTTGACCCAGCCCGAAGCGACTTCTGAAATGTGGACGAAGCCTTTCTGGCCCGGATATTCGAGCAGGTCGACGTTGGCGCCTTGGTGCCTTACCTCGGAAACCCGGCCGATTACGAATTCACCTTCTTCTGGAAGCTCTGCCGGACTCACTCCAGTTCCTCCACCACCTTCGCGATGATCCGGGCGCGGCCGCCAGCAGATGTGGCGAGGGTTGAGCCGCAGAGTTCGCAGTTCACGGTCGTGGCGCTGTTGCTAAAGAGTACCGACTCGTTCTCGCAACTGGGGCAGTT
This region of Candidatus Poseidoniia archaeon genomic DNA includes:
- a CDS encoding pyridoxal phosphate-dependent aminotransferase, giving the protein MEFPEFELLRFLRAHVKPGVHNLAESNWFGSPVAVTHSRDYNEKQGLPELREELAALHGVAVEQLLVTAGASEANFLLAAALLSPGDGCIVETPGYPPLRGLPHGFGAEPRELLRRPDEGFAIDPQRFRALLPARLAFVTNLHNPSGVRADPALLRELGAAMAAGGGLLVVDEIFRPLAADLPTVAGAPGIAVTGSLSKCYGGTATRVGWVIAEPGLVARLEALKKWTNPGVFPTGERAGLVILREAEARLAAVRECASGGGALVRNACAGLGWEWFASESIIGFPRVEGDTLALAERLAAAGVVACPGEFFGMPGHLRLGWGIPRPKLEAALEALAAALA
- a CDS encoding proteasome assembly chaperone family protein, producing MSFTEIVVNEEVQLENAVLLEGLPGVGNVGKLATAHLIEELGATKCTEIYSSHFPPQVLIEESGEVRLVNNELFYWRGKEGARDLLFLTGEYQGMEASGQYELTLKMLELAKEMGVTTIYTLGGYGQGKLVPEPRVLGAATGPDMVKRLRKAGVEFIEGEPGAGIVGASGLLLGLGKLRGIEGGCLMGETSGYMVDPKSAQALLVTLQKLLGIEIDLTELEKRAEQVDEITTQLREMESEPGDEKQDFNYIG
- a CDS encoding RNA-protein complex protein Nop10, yielding MRTLMFRCGECARYTLAKECPECGSATASPLPPRYSPEDRYGKYRRMLAQK
- a CDS encoding translation initiation factor IF-2 subunit alpha, with translation MSPAELPEEGEFVIGRVSEVRHQGANVDLLEYPGQKGFVHISEVASGWVKYIRDFIREGQMVVAKVTRVKRKRHIVDMSVRQVSGHRKQARIREWKNEQRATKLIELVAGEAKLEPAALLEEVSASFRENYGTLYGAFEAAVMEQDDFTKAYKGKWVKPFLATAAANITPPFVTIEGRLTLSSWAPDGVEHLRKALTAPAAQEEETTLEISSDGAPDYRIRVRAPDFKQAERELKAATDAVLKGFKPSGGEASFERL
- a CDS encoding 30S ribosomal protein S27e; translated protein: MVNSKFLKVNCPSCENESVLFSNSATTVNCELCGSTLATSAGGRARIIAKVVEELE